In Natronococcus occultus SP4, the following proteins share a genomic window:
- a CDS encoding PAS domain-containing sensor histidine kinase: MDVREPEALVPAAVDTLPINFAILDSEGTILYTNHAWRAFGRANDIDLRPDTIGTNYLEITEQAETETAQTAATGLSEILTGERELFEFEYPCHSPDQQRWFLMRAAQFTDGNRRYVAVAHFDITDRYEYQRRLEESNERLRQFAHAASHDLQEPLRMITNYLQLLERRYSDELDEDAEEFIEFAVDGAERMEAMIEGLLTYSRVETQENSFDSVDLEAVLEDVLTDLGIRIEETDAEITAEPLPTVSGDASQLRQLFQNLLENALQYSGEQKPRVSIAATRDEDEWVISVSDEGIGIDHEEADRVFEVFQRLHSHEEYDGTGIGLALCERIVERHGGEIWVAADSDGGSTFSFTLPRADT; the protein is encoded by the coding sequence ATGGACGTCCGAGAGCCGGAGGCTCTCGTTCCAGCGGCTGTTGATACACTCCCGATCAACTTTGCAATCCTCGATAGTGAGGGGACGATCCTGTATACGAATCACGCATGGCGAGCGTTCGGCAGGGCCAACGATATCGACCTTCGGCCGGATACGATCGGTACCAACTATCTCGAGATCACCGAACAGGCGGAGACGGAAACGGCTCAAACTGCTGCCACCGGGTTGTCCGAAATTTTGACGGGTGAACGGGAACTCTTCGAGTTCGAGTACCCGTGCCACTCTCCCGACCAGCAACGGTGGTTCCTCATGCGGGCAGCACAGTTTACCGACGGTAATCGGAGATACGTTGCTGTCGCCCACTTCGATATCACCGACCGGTACGAGTACCAGCGTCGGCTGGAAGAATCCAACGAGCGCCTCCGACAGTTCGCCCACGCTGCCTCCCACGACCTCCAAGAGCCGTTACGGATGATCACGAACTACCTGCAACTGCTCGAGCGCCGGTATAGCGACGAACTCGACGAAGATGCCGAAGAGTTCATCGAGTTCGCAGTCGACGGTGCCGAGCGGATGGAGGCGATGATCGAGGGGCTTCTCACGTACTCCAGGGTCGAAACGCAGGAAAACTCCTTTGATTCGGTCGATCTCGAGGCAGTACTTGAGGATGTTTTGACCGACCTCGGCATCCGGATCGAGGAAACCGATGCTGAAATCACCGCCGAACCGCTGCCGACTGTCAGCGGTGACGCCAGCCAACTCCGCCAGCTCTTCCAGAACCTGTTGGAGAACGCTCTCCAGTACAGCGGCGAGCAGAAGCCTCGAGTGTCGATCGCTGCGACGCGTGACGAGGACGAGTGGGTGATTTCGGTCAGCGACGAGGGGATCGGTATCGATCACGAAGAGGCAGACCGAGTTTTCGAGGTGTTCCAGCGGCTCCACAGCCACGAGGAGTACGACGGGACGGGGATCGGCCTCGCACTCTGTGAGCGAATCGTGGAACGACACGGTGGCGAGATCTGGGTTGCCGCCGACTCCGACGGCGGATCGACGTTCTCGTTTACGCTTCCGCGAGCTGACACCTGA
- a CDS encoding NAD-dependent epimerase/dehydratase family protein, which translates to MTGDTAAVTGATGFLGTHLCDHLRSEGWEVRGLSRSGPGRDDPEDVEWYVGDLFDRGVLESLVDDTDVVFHLAGASLWNADPETVHRVNRDGTATLLEACAATDAGRVVFTSTSGTRRPNGSDPVADETNVAEPIGAYQASKARAESLVDRYAERTGDAVTTHPTSIFGPGDRNFTAQLLAMGIERTMPAYLPGGLSIVGVDDVVAGLVAAAERGERGEHYILGGENLTYDRAVSRIGDALDGAPARVPVPPTAIHAAGPVAELVDATTGRRVFPFDRRMARLATQRLFYTSRKAHEELGYTYRPLEAHLPETAAWYRTEFG; encoded by the coding sequence ATGACCGGGGACACCGCCGCAGTCACCGGCGCAACGGGGTTTCTGGGAACCCACCTCTGTGACCATCTCCGGTCCGAGGGGTGGGAGGTCCGCGGGCTCAGCCGCTCGGGCCCCGGTCGGGACGACCCCGAGGACGTCGAGTGGTACGTCGGCGACCTCTTCGATCGGGGCGTCCTCGAGTCGCTGGTCGACGACACCGACGTCGTCTTCCACCTCGCGGGCGCGAGCCTCTGGAACGCCGACCCGGAGACCGTCCACCGGGTCAACCGGGACGGGACCGCGACCCTGCTCGAGGCCTGTGCGGCGACCGACGCCGGGCGCGTGGTGTTTACGAGCACCTCGGGGACGCGCCGTCCGAACGGGAGCGACCCCGTCGCCGACGAGACCAACGTCGCCGAACCGATCGGCGCCTATCAGGCCTCGAAAGCCCGAGCCGAGAGCCTCGTCGACCGCTACGCCGAGCGAACCGGCGACGCGGTGACGACGCACCCGACATCGATCTTCGGCCCCGGTGATCGGAACTTCACCGCCCAGCTGCTCGCGATGGGGATCGAACGGACGATGCCGGCCTACCTCCCCGGAGGACTCAGTATCGTCGGCGTCGACGACGTCGTCGCAGGGCTGGTCGCCGCGGCCGAACGCGGCGAGCGCGGCGAACACTACATCCTCGGCGGCGAGAACCTCACCTACGACCGGGCCGTCTCGCGGATCGGCGACGCCCTCGACGGCGCTCCCGCGCGGGTGCCCGTCCCGCCGACTGCGATTCACGCGGCGGGTCCCGTCGCCGAACTCGTCGACGCCACCACCGGTCGGCGCGTGTTCCCCTTCGACCGCCGGATGGCTCGGCTCGCGACCCAGCGGCTGTTCTACACCTCCCGGAAGGCCCACGAGGAACTGGGCTACACCTACCGCCCGCTCGAGGCCCACCTTCCGGAGACGGCCGCCTGGTACCGGACGGAGTTCGGATAG
- a CDS encoding DoxX family protein — protein MSTTTRNRLESRYAGITLEGQPHALSAWFIVALRFVMGAMMLFAGLGKFAFVSGEAFDASGFLVHGIDPASPVSGLYAAMAGNAMLLEVINVVVPVTQVLIGVALIAGAFVRLAALGGAIQMSMFYLGGWEGQWLALFDSTLIYAVVFLAIAAFGAGRILGLDRYIAQLQVGGQALVERFPKLRYLLS, from the coding sequence ATGTCTACTACTACTCGAAACAGACTCGAAAGCCGGTATGCGGGAATCACGCTCGAAGGACAACCCCACGCGCTGTCGGCGTGGTTCATCGTCGCCCTGCGGTTCGTGATGGGCGCAATGATGCTGTTCGCCGGACTTGGCAAGTTCGCGTTCGTCAGCGGCGAGGCGTTCGATGCCAGCGGCTTCCTCGTCCACGGTATCGATCCAGCCAGCCCCGTCAGCGGTTTGTACGCCGCGATGGCGGGCAACGCGATGTTGCTCGAGGTTATCAACGTCGTCGTCCCGGTCACACAGGTGCTGATCGGCGTGGCACTGATCGCCGGCGCGTTCGTCCGGCTGGCCGCCCTCGGCGGCGCCATCCAGATGAGCATGTTCTACCTCGGCGGCTGGGAGGGCCAGTGGCTCGCACTGTTCGACTCGACGCTGATCTACGCCGTCGTCTTCCTGGCCATCGCGGCCTTCGGCGCCGGCCGGATCCTCGGGCTGGACCGCTACATCGCGCAGCTCCAGGTTGGCGGACAGGCGCTCGTCGAGCGCTTCCCGAAGCTTCGATACCTGCTGAGCTAA
- a CDS encoding DUF362 domain-containing protein — translation MNAVRLAAVDRDGRGWRPDVDTRRARLEDAVGTVLAPHRDRLEDADRVAIAPDAHYPFHPSTGVVTDPAVVGAVAAWLDRELGADVAVLGRSDDRIAFERTASYLGYDRLAERVGAALVDLADVPKRNEYRSAGGRSVALSVPEPLLESPTIVVPTLRPTAEGMVAGATRTLARLVRSTAEPERIAIAVTRAVEPVLAVLDGVVAYGDDPAAVDAVLSGSAPAVDAVATSLLGRAIGDDEALSELVPESTRPVAVENLDELDLDAVRERLSGGRLPPSEDTHPAVSTAYRLYAATSGDAVPPQLER, via the coding sequence GTGAACGCCGTTCGCCTGGCCGCGGTCGATCGCGACGGCCGCGGCTGGCGGCCCGACGTCGACACCCGGCGGGCCCGCCTCGAGGACGCCGTCGGAACCGTCCTCGCTCCCCATCGAGACCGTCTCGAGGACGCCGATCGGGTCGCGATCGCGCCCGACGCACACTACCCGTTCCACCCCTCGACGGGCGTCGTGACCGATCCCGCGGTCGTCGGCGCGGTCGCCGCGTGGCTCGATCGCGAGCTCGGGGCCGACGTCGCCGTCCTCGGGCGCAGCGACGACCGCATCGCGTTCGAGCGGACGGCGTCGTATCTGGGGTACGACCGCCTGGCCGAGCGCGTCGGGGCCGCGCTGGTCGATCTGGCCGACGTCCCGAAACGAAACGAGTACCGATCCGCCGGAGGGCGATCGGTCGCGCTCTCGGTGCCGGAGCCGCTGCTCGAGTCGCCGACGATCGTCGTGCCGACGCTGCGGCCGACCGCCGAGGGTATGGTCGCCGGAGCGACGCGAACGCTCGCCCGACTCGTCCGCTCGACCGCCGAACCCGAACGGATCGCGATCGCAGTGACCCGCGCGGTCGAACCCGTCCTCGCCGTCCTCGACGGGGTCGTCGCCTACGGGGACGATCCCGCCGCGGTCGACGCGGTGCTGTCGGGGTCGGCCCCGGCCGTCGACGCCGTCGCCACCTCCCTGCTCGGTCGCGCGATCGGGGACGACGAGGCGCTCTCGGAACTGGTTCCCGAGTCGACCCGTCCAGTCGCCGTCGAGAACCTCGACGAGCTCGACCTCGACGCGGTCCGCGAGCGACTCTCCGGCGGACGACTACCGCCGTCCGAGGACACCCATCCGGCCGTCTCGACTGCCTACCGCCTCTACGCGGCGACCAGCGGCGACGCCGTCCCGCCCCAGCTCGAGCGATGA
- a CDS encoding DUF354 domain-containing protein: protein MRILVFANTPAHVHLYRHTVNRLERAGHDVLVLTREYACTTDLLEFFGMPYRVYGDHGTDAYSRLRFARELGGQLGTIVRESVRFRPDVVFGRGPYAALAGTVTRAPTVLVLDDEPGDFNHTVSRPFADCILSPAVTRRDLGPDHYTFEGFKECAYLHPDVFEPDGRIREYLGVDPEEPYVLLRFNALDALHDTDLEGFRPEQRRDLIERLSEDATVFVSDERGEMELRDSPARPYDLHPALIHDAMAEASLLVADTGTMATEAALLGTPAFRYRGTDDHEYGEFQALERAGLAEQFDAYENLRDRAIDVLGDEGVPARWQRRRQAYVGELVNLTDLLVDIATARGSLDRLSPPAKQAIRPRSQSL, encoded by the coding sequence ATGCGGATTCTCGTCTTCGCTAACACCCCCGCCCACGTCCACCTGTACCGCCACACCGTCAACAGGCTTGAACGCGCCGGCCACGACGTCCTCGTGTTGACCCGCGAGTACGCCTGTACGACCGACCTGCTCGAGTTTTTCGGCATGCCGTATCGGGTGTACGGCGATCACGGTACCGACGCCTACTCCCGGCTGCGGTTCGCCCGCGAGCTGGGCGGCCAGCTCGGGACGATCGTCCGGGAGTCGGTCCGGTTTCGCCCCGACGTCGTCTTCGGACGGGGGCCCTACGCCGCCCTCGCGGGGACGGTGACGCGGGCGCCGACGGTGCTCGTGCTGGACGACGAGCCGGGCGATTTCAACCACACCGTCTCCCGTCCGTTCGCCGACTGCATCCTCTCACCGGCGGTGACCCGGCGAGACCTGGGGCCGGACCACTACACCTTCGAGGGGTTCAAGGAGTGTGCCTACCTCCACCCCGACGTTTTCGAGCCCGACGGACGGATCCGCGAGTACCTCGGGGTCGATCCCGAGGAGCCGTACGTCCTCCTGCGGTTCAACGCCCTCGACGCCCTCCACGATACCGATCTCGAGGGCTTTCGGCCAGAGCAGCGCCGGGACCTGATCGAGCGCCTGAGCGAGGACGCAACCGTTTTCGTCTCCGACGAGCGCGGCGAGATGGAGCTCCGGGACTCCCCGGCTCGGCCGTACGACCTCCACCCCGCACTGATCCACGACGCGATGGCCGAGGCCTCGCTGCTCGTCGCCGACACGGGAACGATGGCCACCGAGGCCGCCCTGCTTGGCACCCCCGCGTTCCGCTACCGGGGCACCGACGACCACGAGTACGGCGAGTTCCAGGCCCTCGAGCGGGCCGGGCTCGCCGAACAGTTCGACGCCTACGAGAACCTCCGGGATCGGGCGATCGACGTCCTCGGCGACGAGGGCGTCCCGGCTCGCTGGCAGCGGCGCCGGCAGGCCTACGTCGGCGAGCTGGTGAACCTGACCGACCTGCTCGTCGACATCGCGACCGCGCGGGGCTCGCTCGATCGGCTCAGTCCGCCGGCCAAGCAGGCGATTCGCCCCCGCTCGCAATCGCTGTAG
- a CDS encoding SpoIIAA family protein, protein MIEKLPRSEGNSIGYEATDELSEDEYAEILADVEAAIDEYGSAKLLLDLSGVSDSYAEFDAYEEDFGFYLRHGEDMDCYAVVGDDSVLEWGTELSDRVTETDIEFFDAEDLDDAWEYVEEQ, encoded by the coding sequence GTGATCGAGAAACTGCCACGGAGCGAGGGTAACAGCATCGGCTACGAAGCCACCGACGAACTGAGCGAGGACGAGTACGCGGAGATCCTGGCCGACGTCGAAGCGGCGATCGACGAGTACGGTTCGGCGAAACTCCTGCTGGATCTCTCCGGCGTTTCCGACTCGTACGCCGAGTTCGACGCGTACGAGGAGGATTTCGGCTTCTACCTTCGACACGGGGAGGACATGGACTGTTACGCGGTCGTCGGCGACGACAGCGTCCTCGAGTGGGGAACGGAGCTCAGCGATCGAGTGACCGAGACGGATATCGAGTTCTTCGACGCGGAGGATCTCGACGACGCGTGGGAGTACGTCGAAGAACAGTGA
- a CDS encoding glycosyltransferase: protein MNVLVVTANADAPFLTQQVDALEARGVAVRILPIAGEVGADVDRSPLDYVRTVPRVLREAGPEYDLVHAHYGLTAPAALAQLRLPVVLSLWGSDVYGPAAPVSKLCAPLCAETVVMSDAMRTELGRGTVIPDGVDLERFRPESRARAREDVGWSADEYHVLFPYSPARTVKNYPRAERVVAAASRRLDRPVRLQTVSGVDHDAVSTYLNAADALLLTSDSEGSPNSVKEALACNVPVVSVPVGDVPERLGGVDPSVVARTDRALVAGLVDVLERGERSNGREAAREVSIERTADRMLAVYERATGTRVADREREREAVASR from the coding sequence ATGAACGTCCTCGTCGTGACGGCCAACGCCGACGCGCCGTTTCTGACCCAGCAGGTGGACGCACTCGAGGCGCGGGGCGTTGCCGTCCGGATCCTGCCGATCGCGGGCGAGGTCGGCGCCGACGTCGACCGGAGCCCGCTGGATTACGTCCGGACGGTCCCGCGGGTGCTCCGCGAGGCGGGTCCCGAGTACGATCTGGTCCACGCCCACTACGGGCTGACTGCGCCCGCCGCGCTGGCTCAGCTGCGACTGCCCGTCGTCCTCTCGCTGTGGGGCTCCGACGTCTACGGCCCGGCCGCACCCGTGAGCAAGCTCTGTGCCCCGCTATGTGCGGAGACGGTCGTCATGTCGGACGCGATGCGGACCGAACTCGGTCGGGGGACGGTGATCCCCGACGGCGTCGATCTCGAGCGGTTCCGCCCCGAATCACGGGCCCGCGCCCGCGAGGACGTCGGGTGGTCGGCCGACGAGTACCACGTCCTCTTTCCCTATTCGCCCGCACGCACGGTGAAAAACTATCCGCGGGCCGAACGCGTCGTCGCTGCCGCCTCGCGACGCCTGGACAGACCCGTTCGACTGCAGACGGTCTCCGGGGTCGACCACGACGCGGTCTCGACCTATCTCAATGCCGCCGACGCCCTGCTTCTGACCTCCGATAGCGAGGGGTCGCCCAACTCAGTCAAGGAGGCCCTGGCCTGCAACGTGCCCGTCGTCTCGGTCCCGGTCGGGGACGTGCCCGAACGGCTCGGCGGGGTCGACCCCTCGGTCGTCGCGAGGACGGACCGGGCGCTGGTCGCGGGCCTGGTCGACGTCCTCGAGCGCGGCGAGCGCTCGAACGGGCGGGAGGCGGCTCGCGAGGTGAGCATCGAACGAACCGCCGACAGGATGCTCGCGGTCTACGAGCGAGCGACCGGAACGCGGGTCGCCGACCGCGAGCGCGAGCGGGAGGCCGTCGCCTCGCGGTAG
- a CDS encoding glycosyltransferase family 2 protein, whose protein sequence is MYKGQSVAVVVTAYEEAAFVGRVLETVPDYVDRIYAVDDASPDDSWAVIRRVAERINESTEPTRTVADGGDGRRVVPIRHEENRGYGAAVKTGYERAVDDGIDVVAVMNGDGQMDPAILDRILDPVVDGEADYAKGNRLLTPEDRDSMSTFRFVGNAMLTGLSKFATGYWTLSDPQNGYTAISRETIERLDLEAITDQYGFLNHLLTHLNVAECRVADVPMTAVYGEEESSIRYPAFVQFVSLLLLRSFCWRLKIRYVVRGFHPAVVFYGAGATGLAGGVAGLVGSLARHLRGAESVTDAIASFVAVLVGTTALGIGIWLDREENAALEVAPSDRLDEDVTDETSSERLGETAPQSVD, encoded by the coding sequence ATGTATAAGGGTCAGTCAGTCGCGGTCGTCGTCACCGCCTACGAGGAGGCGGCGTTCGTCGGTCGCGTCCTCGAGACGGTGCCCGACTACGTCGATCGGATCTACGCCGTCGACGACGCCTCGCCCGACGACTCCTGGGCCGTCATTCGGCGCGTCGCCGAGCGGATCAACGAGTCCACCGAGCCGACGCGGACGGTCGCCGATGGCGGCGACGGCCGACGGGTCGTCCCGATCCGCCACGAGGAAAACAGGGGGTACGGCGCCGCCGTCAAGACCGGCTACGAGCGGGCCGTCGACGACGGGATCGACGTCGTCGCCGTGATGAACGGCGACGGGCAGATGGATCCCGCGATCCTCGACCGGATCCTCGACCCCGTCGTCGACGGCGAGGCCGACTACGCGAAGGGGAACCGGCTGCTCACGCCCGAGGACCGCGACTCGATGTCGACGTTCCGGTTCGTCGGCAACGCCATGCTCACGGGGCTCTCGAAGTTCGCCACCGGCTACTGGACGCTGTCGGATCCCCAGAACGGGTACACCGCCATCTCCCGGGAGACGATCGAGCGCCTCGACCTCGAGGCGATCACGGATCAGTACGGCTTTCTCAACCACCTCCTGACCCACCTCAACGTCGCGGAGTGTCGGGTCGCGGACGTCCCCATGACGGCCGTCTACGGCGAGGAGGAGTCGAGCATCCGCTACCCGGCGTTCGTCCAGTTCGTCTCGCTACTCCTGCTCCGGAGTTTCTGCTGGCGGCTCAAGATCCGCTACGTCGTCCGGGGCTTTCACCCGGCCGTCGTCTTCTACGGCGCCGGCGCGACCGGGCTGGCCGGCGGGGTCGCGGGGCTGGTCGGCTCGCTCGCCCGCCACCTCCGGGGTGCCGAGAGCGTTACCGACGCGATCGCGTCCTTCGTCGCCGTGCTGGTCGGCACGACCGCGCTCGGGATCGGTATCTGGCTCGACCGCGAGGAGAACGCCGCGCTCGAGGTGGCCCCGTCCGACCGACTCGACGAGGACGTCACCGACGAAACGTCCTCGGAGCGACTCGGGGAGACGGCACCCCAGTCGGTCGACTAG